The Daucus carota subsp. sativus chromosome 2, DH1 v3.0, whole genome shotgun sequence genome includes a window with the following:
- the LOC108207384 gene encoding two-component response regulator 24 encodes MAKKIISSKERNLSALVVDDDTVCRLVHVAYCESHNFETCSVENGREAVDLVRSGRQFDVIFMDFSMPVMNGIQATRELRAMGVKTMIVGIDCDPDFLGEDPFQAGMDRVYEKPMTHEIVISVRQALLNNYNM; translated from the exons ATGGCTAAAAAGATTATAAGCTCCAAGGAAAGGAATCTATCTGCGCTAGTAGTTGATGATGATACCGTCTGCAGGCTGGTTCATGTTGCATACTGTGAAAGTCATAACTTTGAAACCTGTTCTGTTGAAAATGGCAGGGAAGCAGTAGATCTTGTTCGCTCAGGGAGACAGTTTGATGTCATTTTTATGGATTTCTCGATGCCAGTTATGAATGGTATACAG GCTACTAGGGAATTGCGTGCAATGGGAGTGAAAACCATGATTGTTGGAATAGATTGTGATCCAGACTTTCTCGGTGAAGATCCTTTTCAAGCTGGTATGGATCGTGTTTATGAGAAGCCCATGACACATGAGATCGTCATATCTGTTCGTCAAGCGCTTCTAAACAACTATAATATGTAA